The following are encoded in a window of Spea bombifrons isolate aSpeBom1 chromosome 2, aSpeBom1.2.pri, whole genome shotgun sequence genomic DNA:
- the LOC128473143 gene encoding cytochrome c oxidase copper chaperone yields MSGMAAASCESQPSSTETQEKKPLKPCCACPETKKARDACIIERGEDQCRHLIEAHKECMRSLGFKV; encoded by the exons ATGTCTGGTATGGCGGCCGCCAGCTGCGAGTCTCAGCCCTCGAGCACAGAAACCCAGGAGAAGAAGCCACTGAAGCCGTGCTGCGCATGTCCCGAAACCAAGAAGGCACGAGATGCCTG CATCATCGAGAGGGGCGAAGACCAGTGCCGGCATCTTATAGAGGCGCACAAGGAGTGCATGAGGTCCCTCGGGTTCAAAGTATGA